The following proteins come from a genomic window of Denitromonas sp.:
- a CDS encoding response regulator transcription factor, protein MSEPAAPRVVLIVDDIPDNLALLHDALDEAGYAVLVATDGASALTRAARQQPDVILLDALMPGMDGFEVARRLKADFGTAHIPIVFMTGLTETEHVVAAFDAGGIDYVTKPIRPPEVLARIAAHMQGARQISLARNALDASGQATVAVHLPSGNVVWQTPLARRLLTDFLATDGERAPQALLHWLASAATARSEGQTALPLSLAVGERRLTFSLHEHTPDGEWLLGLREESDRSSIDALMPAFGLTAREAEVLYWVSKGKTNRDVGDILGLSPRTVHKHLEHIFAKLGVETRTAAATLAMNKLRANGD, encoded by the coding sequence ATGTCTGAACCCGCCGCACCGCGCGTCGTCCTGATCGTCGACGACATCCCCGACAACCTCGCCCTGCTGCATGACGCGCTCGACGAGGCCGGCTACGCCGTGCTGGTCGCCACCGACGGCGCCTCGGCGCTGACCCGCGCCGCCCGCCAACAGCCCGATGTGATCCTGCTCGACGCGCTGATGCCGGGCATGGACGGCTTCGAGGTGGCGCGCCGGCTCAAGGCCGACTTCGGCACCGCCCACATCCCCATCGTCTTCATGACCGGGCTCACCGAGACCGAGCATGTCGTCGCCGCCTTCGACGCCGGCGGCATCGACTATGTGACCAAACCCATCCGCCCGCCCGAAGTGCTGGCACGCATCGCCGCCCACATGCAGGGCGCCCGGCAGATATCGCTGGCGCGCAACGCGCTCGACGCCAGCGGCCAGGCCACCGTGGCGGTGCACCTGCCCAGCGGCAACGTGGTCTGGCAAACCCCGCTGGCCCGCCGCCTGCTGACGGATTTTCTGGCGACCGACGGCGAACGCGCGCCCCAGGCGCTGCTGCACTGGCTGGCCTCCGCCGCCACGGCACGCAGCGAGGGCCAGACGGCCCTGCCGCTGTCGCTGGCCGTCGGCGAACGCCGGCTCACCTTCAGCCTGCATGAGCACACGCCCGACGGCGAATGGCTGCTCGGCCTGCGCGAAGAGTCCGACCGCAGCAGCATCGACGCCCTCATGCCGGCCTTCGGTCTCACCGCCCGCGAGGCCGAGGTGCTGTACTGGGTCAGCAAGGGCAAGACCAACCGTGACGTCGGCGACATCCTCGGCCTGTCGCCGCGCACCGTGCACAAACACCTCGAACACATCTTCGCCAAGCTCGGCGTCGAAACCCGCACCGCGGCCGCGACCCTGGCCATGAACAAGCTGCGCGCCAACGGCGACTGA
- the urtA gene encoding urea ABC transporter substrate-binding protein, with the protein MKTRRSFIKALTLSASLAAMGSVSTLAHAADTIKVGVLHSLSGTMAISETALKNVALMAIDEINAAGGVLGKKLEPVVVDPASNWPLFAEKARQLLSQDKVAVTFGCWTSVSRKSVNPVFKELNGLLFYPVQYEGEELEKNVFYTGAAPNQQAIPAVEYLMSKDGGEAKRFVLLGTDYVYPRTTNKILRAFLHSKGVKDEDIMEEYTPFGHADYQTIIANIKKFAGEGKKTAVVSTINGDSNVPFYKELGNAGLKATDVPVVAFSVGEEELRGVDAKPLVGHLAAWNYFMSVKNPTNAAFIKKYQDWAKKNGVPNADTVVTNDPMEATYVGIYMWKQAVEQAKTTDVDAVIAALGGQTFKAPSGFTLTMDKTNHHLHKPVLIGEVRADGQFSTVWKTKEPIRAQPWSPFIPGNEGKQNL; encoded by the coding sequence ATGAAAACCCGCCGTTCCTTCATCAAGGCCCTGACCCTCTCTGCCTCGCTGGCGGCCATGGGTTCCGTCTCCACGCTGGCCCACGCGGCCGACACCATCAAGGTCGGCGTGCTGCACTCGCTGTCCGGCACCATGGCGATCTCCGAAACCGCGCTCAAAAACGTCGCGCTGATGGCCATCGACGAGATCAACGCCGCCGGCGGCGTGCTCGGCAAGAAGCTCGAGCCGGTGGTGGTTGACCCGGCCTCGAACTGGCCGCTGTTCGCCGAGAAGGCCCGCCAGCTGCTGAGCCAGGACAAGGTGGCCGTGACCTTCGGCTGCTGGACCTCGGTGTCGCGCAAGTCGGTCAACCCGGTGTTCAAGGAACTCAACGGCCTGCTCTTCTACCCGGTGCAGTACGAAGGTGAGGAGCTGGAGAAGAACGTGTTCTACACCGGCGCCGCGCCCAACCAGCAGGCGATTCCGGCGGTCGAGTATCTGATGAGCAAGGATGGCGGCGAGGCCAAGCGCTTTGTGCTGCTGGGCACCGACTATGTGTACCCGCGCACCACCAACAAGATCCTGCGCGCCTTCCTGCACAGCAAGGGCGTGAAGGACGAGGACATCATGGAGGAGTACACCCCCTTCGGGCACGCCGACTACCAGACCATCATCGCCAACATCAAGAAATTCGCCGGCGAGGGCAAGAAGACGGCCGTGGTATCGACCATCAACGGCGACTCCAACGTGCCCTTCTACAAGGAACTGGGTAACGCCGGCCTGAAAGCCACCGACGTGCCGGTGGTGGCCTTCTCGGTGGGTGAAGAAGAGCTGCGCGGCGTCGATGCCAAGCCGCTGGTCGGCCACCTGGCCGCCTGGAACTACTTCATGAGCGTGAAGAACCCGACCAACGCCGCCTTCATCAAGAAGTACCAGGACTGGGCCAAGAAGAACGGTGTGCCCAACGCCGACACCGTGGTCACCAACGACCCGATGGAAGCGACCTATGTCGGCATCTACATGTGGAAGCAGGCCGTCGAACAGGCCAAGACCACCGATGTGGATGCGGTCATCGCCGCGCTCGGCGGCCAGACCTTCAAGGCACCGAGCGGCTTCACGCTGACCATGGACAAGACCAACCACCACCTGCACAAGCCGGTGCTGATTGGCGAAGTGCGCGCCGACGGCCAGTTCTCCACCGTGTGGAAAACCAAGGAGCCGATCCGCGCCCAGCCGTGGAGCCCGTTCATCCCCGGCAACGAAGGCAAGCAGAACCTCTAA
- a CDS encoding Rrf2 family transcriptional regulator, whose translation MRLTAYTDYTLRVLMYLSLRYESGELATIENIATAYDISRNHLMKIVHQMAGAGLLDTVRGRSGGVRLARDPSTISVGMVVRLAENDFALVECFEPGKETCCAISPACNLTRGLRRALDAFMLELDRMTLLDAVSAPTVASELLGIAAPPRRIIPLTSAPGGKPPRD comes from the coding sequence ATGCGACTGACCGCCTATACCGATTACACCTTGCGCGTCCTCATGTATCTCAGCCTCCGCTACGAAAGCGGCGAGCTGGCGACCATCGAGAACATCGCCACGGCCTACGACATCTCGCGCAACCATCTGATGAAGATCGTTCACCAGATGGCCGGCGCGGGCTTGCTCGATACCGTGCGCGGGCGCAGCGGCGGCGTGCGCCTGGCGCGCGACCCGTCGACCATCTCGGTGGGCATGGTGGTGCGGCTGGCGGAAAACGATTTTGCGCTGGTCGAGTGCTTCGAGCCGGGCAAGGAAACCTGCTGTGCCATCTCGCCGGCGTGCAACCTCACCCGCGGGCTGCGCAGGGCACTCGACGCCTTCATGCTCGAGCTCGACCGCATGACCCTGCTCGATGCGGTGTCGGCACCGACCGTGGCCTCCGAGCTGCTCGGCATCGCGGCGCCTCCGCGGCGCATTATTCCGCTGACGTCGGCGCCGGGTGGCAAGCCCCCGCGGGACTGA
- a CDS encoding group III truncated hemoglobin, with protein MTDPHTTVTRQQLHDLVHTFYADVRADAALGPIFDAAIGEHWTHHLERMVDFWCHVMLDTRGFSGNVFGKHMALKGVEPAHFEHWMTHWHHHTRHFAPDDRQRLRQAAQTIGRSLFLGFFNRSAAFIAGDDGRVVVATS; from the coding sequence ATGACCGATCCCCACACCACCGTCACCCGCCAGCAGTTGCACGACCTGGTGCACACCTTTTACGCCGACGTGCGCGCCGACGCGGCGCTTGGCCCCATCTTCGATGCCGCCATTGGCGAGCACTGGACGCACCACCTCGAGCGCATGGTCGACTTCTGGTGTCATGTCATGCTCGACACCCGCGGCTTCAGTGGCAACGTGTTCGGCAAGCACATGGCGCTCAAGGGCGTCGAGCCGGCACATTTCGAGCACTGGATGACGCACTGGCACCATCACACCCGCCACTTCGCGCCGGACGACCGCCAGCGCCTGCGCCAGGCGGCACAGACCATCGGCCGCAGCCTGTTCCTCGGTTTCTTCAACCGCTCGGCCGCCTTCATTGCCGGCGACGACGGCCGCGTGGTGGTCGCCACGTCATGA
- the urtC gene encoding urea ABC transporter permease subunit UrtC has protein sequence MRTPLSVRLFQSLPRTAWLALAIFAAIAWIAIPAAHLLLPESSPFHVSAYTVTLLGKILCYAVVAVAMDLIWGYAGILSLGHGVFFALGGYAFGMYLMRQIGTDGSYGVDLPDFMVFLDWKALPWFWIGSDSFLWALIMVVAVPGLLAFVFGWFAFRSRIKGVYFSIITQALVYATMLLFFRNETGFGGNNGFTDFKRILGYDITSPQMRLVLFGLSAALLIAVLILGRYLVTSKFGRVLAAIRDAESRVRFIGYQPTQYKLAIWTLSAVLCALAGALYVPQVGIINPSEMSPANSIEIAVWVAVGGRGTLIGGVIGAFIVNLAKSFFTVSFPDYWLFFLGFLFIGVTLFLPDGVVGLWRKLRGRRPTATETETPAPAATTQGAKA, from the coding sequence ATGAGAACACCCCTGTCCGTCCGCCTTTTCCAGAGCCTGCCGCGCACCGCCTGGCTGGCGCTGGCGATCTTTGCCGCCATTGCCTGGATCGCCATCCCCGCTGCGCATCTGCTGCTGCCCGAATCGAGCCCCTTCCATGTGTCGGCCTACACCGTGACCTTGCTCGGCAAGATCCTGTGCTACGCCGTGGTGGCGGTGGCGATGGACCTGATCTGGGGCTACGCCGGCATCCTGTCGCTCGGCCACGGGGTGTTCTTCGCCCTCGGCGGCTACGCCTTCGGCATGTACCTGATGCGCCAGATCGGCACCGATGGCAGCTACGGCGTCGACCTGCCCGATTTCATGGTGTTCCTCGACTGGAAGGCGTTGCCGTGGTTCTGGATCGGCTCCGACTCCTTCCTGTGGGCGCTGATCATGGTTGTCGCCGTGCCGGGGTTGCTGGCCTTCGTGTTTGGCTGGTTCGCCTTCCGCTCGCGCATCAAGGGCGTGTATTTCTCGATCATCACCCAGGCGCTGGTGTACGCCACCATGCTGCTGTTCTTCCGCAACGAAACCGGCTTTGGCGGCAACAACGGCTTTACCGACTTCAAGCGCATCCTCGGTTACGACATCACCTCGCCGCAGATGCGCCTGGTGTTGTTCGGCCTGTCGGCAGCGCTGCTGATCGCCGTGCTGATCCTCGGCCGCTACCTGGTCACCTCCAAGTTCGGCCGCGTGCTGGCGGCGATTCGTGATGCCGAATCGCGGGTGCGCTTCATCGGCTACCAGCCGACGCAGTACAAGCTGGCCATCTGGACGCTGTCGGCCGTGCTGTGCGCCCTGGCCGGCGCGCTCTATGTGCCGCAGGTGGGCATCATCAACCCGAGCGAGATGAGCCCGGCCAACTCCATCGAGATCGCCGTGTGGGTGGCCGTGGGCGGGCGTGGCACGCTGATCGGCGGGGTCATCGGCGCCTTCATCGTCAATCTGGCCAAGAGCTTCTTCACCGTCAGCTTCCCCGACTACTGGCTGTTCTTCCTCGGCTTCCTGTTCATCGGCGTGACCCTGTTCCTGCCCGACGGCGTGGTTGGCCTGTGGCGCAAGCTGCGCGGCCGCCGCCCGACCGCCACCGAAACGGAAACCCCGGCACCGGCCGCCACCACCCAAGGAGCCAAGGCATGA
- a CDS encoding SCO family protein: MSRRALASTLLAVAALSLMLVALSAQLTDGFTRWTFEALRRDAADASHLLAPAVPLRTAHGETTTPWPNNAGTVYLVDFIYTQCPTICQALGSEYTRLQHQLRERFGAHSPVRLVSVAFDREHDTPIELQHYAQRHRADDAQWLIGTPASAAAADTLLQALGVVAVPDGLGGFVHNGAIHLIDSQGTVRGIYDLDQWPQALERALQLGGAPA; this comes from the coding sequence ATGAGCCGGCGCGCACTGGCCTCGACCCTGCTCGCCGTCGCGGCCTTGTCGCTGATGCTGGTCGCGCTGAGCGCCCAGCTGACCGACGGCTTCACGCGCTGGACCTTCGAAGCCCTGCGCCGCGACGCCGCCGACGCCAGCCACCTCCTCGCACCGGCGGTGCCCCTGCGCACGGCACACGGCGAGACCACGACCCCCTGGCCAAACAACGCTGGCACGGTGTATCTGGTCGACTTCATCTACACCCAGTGCCCGACCATCTGCCAGGCACTGGGCAGCGAATACACCCGACTGCAGCACCAGCTGCGTGAGCGCTTCGGCGCGCACAGCCCGGTGCGCCTGGTGTCGGTGGCCTTCGACCGCGAACACGACACCCCGATCGAGCTGCAGCACTATGCACAGCGCCACCGCGCCGACGATGCTCAGTGGCTGATCGGCACCCCGGCCAGCGCCGCAGCCGCTGACACGCTGCTGCAGGCGCTCGGCGTGGTGGCGGTGCCGGACGGCCTCGGCGGCTTCGTGCACAACGGCGCCATCCACCTCATCGACAGCCAGGGCACGGTGCGCGGCATCTACGATCTCGACCAGTGGCCGCAAGCGCTCGAACGGGCGCTGCAGCTCGGCGGTGCACCGGCATGA
- the urtD gene encoding urea ABC transporter ATP-binding protein UrtD: protein MHDGIASSGRAGDSHVLRPGELDLSHKVILYLEDISVSFDGFKALNNLSLTIDAGELRAIIGPNGAGKTTMMDVITGKTRPDSGKAFFGQTLDLTRMNEPEIAHAGIGRKFQKPTIFESHTVFENLELAMKTDKRVWKSLFAQLTGEERDRVADTLKRIRLQAEADRPAGLLSHGQKQWLEIGMLLMQEPKLLLLDEPVAGMTDEETERTAELFVSLAGQHSLVVVEHDMSFVEALGGQVTVLHEGAVLAEGSLAKVQADPRVIEVYLGR, encoded by the coding sequence ATGCATGACGGCATCGCATCCTCCGGGCGCGCTGGTGACAGCCATGTGCTGCGCCCCGGCGAGCTCGACCTGTCGCACAAGGTCATCCTCTATCTGGAAGACATCTCGGTCAGCTTCGATGGCTTCAAGGCGCTCAACAACTTGTCGCTGACCATCGACGCTGGCGAGCTGCGCGCCATCATCGGCCCCAACGGCGCCGGCAAGACCACCATGATGGACGTCATCACCGGCAAGACGCGCCCCGACAGCGGCAAGGCCTTCTTCGGCCAGACGCTGGACCTGACGCGCATGAACGAGCCGGAGATTGCCCATGCCGGCATCGGCCGCAAGTTCCAGAAGCCGACCATCTTCGAAAGCCACACCGTGTTCGAGAACCTCGAACTGGCGATGAAGACCGACAAGCGGGTGTGGAAGAGCCTCTTCGCCCAGCTGACCGGCGAGGAGCGCGACCGCGTCGCCGACACCCTCAAGCGCATCCGCCTGCAAGCGGAAGCCGACCGCCCCGCCGGCCTGCTCTCGCACGGCCAGAAGCAGTGGCTGGAGATCGGCATGCTGCTGATGCAGGAGCCCAAACTGTTGCTGCTCGACGAGCCCGTCGCCGGCATGACCGACGAAGAAACCGAACGCACCGCCGAGCTCTTTGTGAGCCTCGCCGGCCAGCACTCGCTGGTGGTGGTCGAGCATGACATGAGCTTTGTCGAGGCGCTCGGCGGCCAGGTCACCGTGCTGCACGAAGGCGCGGTGCTGGCCGAAGGCAGCCTCGCCAAGGTGCAGGCCGACCCACGCGTGATCGAGGTGTATCTGGGCCGCTAG
- a CDS encoding ATP-binding protein — protein MPPAAAPGRAPAQRVIKVRRDYNSWVARETLEDYALRFTPHSFRKWSEMRVANTAFGASAFLVLEAVGGALLLSYGFWNAFWAILATGLIIFLAGIPISQYAARYGLDMDLLTRGAGFGYLGSTITSLIYASFTFIFFALEAAIMAYALELALDIPPAWGYLICALVVIPLVTHGVTVISWLQVLTQPLWIVLLVVPFVYVLRENPGVLAGLVAYPGTDGQHGHFDLLGFGAALTVGIALITQMGEQVDYLRFMPERTARNRRRWTLAVLIGGPGWVVPGVIKMLGGAMLAYLAISHSVPPERALDPNQMYLVAYEYVFSDHRWAVAATLALVVVSQLKINVTNAYAGSLAWSNFFARLTHSHPGRVVWVVFNTGIALALMELDVFQALGRVLGLYSNIAISWLMVVVADLVINKPLGLSPPGIEFKRAHLYDINPVGVGAMLLASVLSVAAYFGLFGAGAQAFSALIALVTALIASPLIAWATGGRYYIARTPDSFDAHTCRCVICEREYEADDISRCPAYGGPICSLCCSLDARCHDQCKPHARLSAQWTAAMQRLLPERLWPYLDSGLGHYLMLMAVILPFLALLLGMLYYQELRTPGEAAAAIGPALGAALLKVFAALVLVSAVVAWWLVLTHKSRQVAQEESNRQTALLMQEIEDHRRTDDALQQAKQLAELANQAKSRYITAISHELRTPLNSILGYAQILDGDEAIPPQRRQAISVIRRSGDHLLSLIEGTLDIARIEGGKLTLEPQPIDFPAFLNQIVRMFELQATRKDLSFDYQPQGSLPAVVRADEKRLRQILINLLGNAVKFTDRGGVRFGVHYAREMGTFTIEDTGPGIAEDDIERVFEPFGRGNTASKAGGAGLGLTISRMFADVMGGELKLDRSLACGTRFIVRLFLPQMHGAQAAMPQPPRQRTGYEGPRKRILIVDNERDDREMLAGILEFLGFKVTQAASGLECLKLLEAFQPDLIFMDLAMPGIDGWETIRRIRQGKAREVNIAVLSANAFDKGLDNDVGLPPEDFILKPFKMDALLDWIGQRLGLTWTHKTETPPPAPGTLVMPPDDALDALADAVEMGYVRGILAQLDAIEALDARYAPFAERVRQMATAFAFDAIMHLISQDADV, from the coding sequence ATGCCCCCCGCCGCTGCCCCCGGTCGCGCACCGGCGCAGCGCGTCATCAAGGTGCGGCGCGACTACAACAGCTGGGTGGCGCGCGAGACGCTGGAAGACTACGCGCTGCGCTTCACCCCGCACAGCTTCCGCAAATGGTCGGAAATGCGGGTGGCCAACACCGCCTTCGGTGCCTCGGCCTTTCTGGTGCTCGAAGCGGTCGGCGGGGCCCTGCTGCTCAGCTACGGGTTCTGGAACGCGTTCTGGGCGATCCTCGCCACCGGCCTGATCATCTTCCTCGCCGGCATCCCGATCAGCCAGTACGCCGCGCGCTATGGGCTGGACATGGACCTGCTGACCCGCGGCGCGGGCTTCGGCTACCTGGGCTCGACCATCACCTCGCTGATCTACGCCAGCTTCACCTTCATCTTCTTCGCCCTCGAGGCGGCGATCATGGCCTATGCGCTGGAGCTGGCGCTGGACATCCCGCCGGCCTGGGGCTACCTGATCTGCGCACTGGTGGTGATCCCGCTGGTCACCCACGGCGTCACCGTCATCAGCTGGCTGCAGGTGCTCACCCAGCCGCTGTGGATCGTGCTGCTGGTGGTGCCCTTTGTCTATGTGCTGCGCGAGAATCCCGGCGTGCTGGCCGGGCTGGTGGCCTACCCCGGCACCGATGGCCAGCACGGCCACTTCGACCTGCTCGGCTTCGGCGCCGCGCTGACCGTCGGCATCGCGCTGATCACGCAGATGGGCGAGCAGGTCGACTACCTGCGCTTCATGCCCGAGCGCACCGCCCGCAACCGCCGCCGGTGGACGCTGGCCGTACTCATCGGCGGGCCCGGCTGGGTGGTGCCGGGCGTCATCAAGATGCTCGGTGGCGCGATGCTGGCCTACCTGGCAATCAGCCATTCCGTGCCGCCGGAGCGCGCGCTCGACCCCAACCAGATGTATCTGGTGGCCTATGAATACGTTTTTTCCGACCACCGCTGGGCGGTGGCCGCCACCCTGGCGCTGGTGGTGGTGTCGCAGCTCAAGATCAACGTCACCAACGCCTACGCCGGTTCGCTGGCGTGGTCCAACTTCTTCGCGCGGCTCACCCACAGCCATCCGGGCCGGGTGGTGTGGGTGGTGTTCAACACCGGCATCGCGCTGGCGCTGATGGAGCTCGATGTGTTCCAGGCATTGGGCCGCGTGCTCGGGCTGTACTCCAACATCGCCATCTCCTGGCTGATGGTGGTGGTGGCCGATCTGGTCATCAACAAGCCGCTGGGCCTGTCGCCGCCGGGCATCGAGTTCAAGCGCGCCCACCTCTACGACATCAACCCGGTCGGCGTCGGTGCCATGCTGCTCGCCTCGGTGCTGTCGGTGGCGGCCTACTTCGGGCTGTTCGGCGCGGGCGCGCAGGCCTTCTCGGCACTGATCGCGCTGGTCACCGCGCTGATCGCCTCGCCGCTGATCGCCTGGGCCACCGGCGGGCGCTACTACATCGCCCGCACGCCCGACAGCTTCGATGCGCACACCTGCCGCTGCGTGATCTGCGAGCGCGAGTACGAAGCCGACGACATCTCGCGCTGCCCGGCCTACGGTGGCCCGATCTGCTCGCTGTGCTGCTCGCTCGACGCGCGCTGCCACGACCAATGCAAGCCCCACGCCCGCCTGTCGGCGCAGTGGACCGCCGCCATGCAACGCCTCCTGCCCGAGCGGCTGTGGCCCTACCTCGACAGCGGCCTGGGCCACTACCTGATGCTGATGGCGGTGATCCTGCCCTTCCTCGCCCTGCTGCTGGGCATGCTCTACTACCAGGAGCTGCGGACGCCGGGCGAGGCCGCCGCGGCCATCGGCCCGGCGCTGGGCGCCGCCTTGCTCAAGGTGTTTGCCGCGCTGGTGCTGGTCAGCGCCGTGGTCGCCTGGTGGCTGGTTCTCACCCACAAGAGCCGGCAGGTGGCGCAGGAAGAGTCCAACCGCCAGACCGCGCTGCTGATGCAGGAAATCGAGGACCACCGCCGCACCGACGACGCGCTGCAGCAGGCCAAGCAGCTGGCCGAGCTGGCCAACCAGGCCAAGAGCCGCTACATCACCGCCATCAGCCACGAGCTGCGCACCCCGCTCAACTCGATCCTCGGCTATGCGCAGATCCTCGACGGCGACGAGGCCATTCCGCCGCAGCGCCGCCAGGCGATCAGCGTCATCCGCAGGAGCGGCGACCACCTGCTGTCGCTGATCGAAGGCACGCTCGACATCGCCCGCATCGAGGGCGGCAAGCTCACGCTGGAGCCACAGCCCATCGACTTCCCCGCCTTCCTCAACCAGATCGTGCGCATGTTCGAGCTGCAGGCCACACGCAAGGACCTGAGCTTCGACTACCAGCCGCAGGGCAGCTTGCCCGCCGTGGTGCGCGCCGACGAGAAGCGCCTGCGCCAGATCCTGATCAACCTGCTCGGCAACGCGGTGAAATTCACCGATCGCGGCGGCGTGCGCTTTGGCGTGCACTACGCCCGCGAGATGGGCACCTTCACCATCGAAGACACCGGCCCGGGCATCGCCGAGGACGACATCGAGCGCGTGTTCGAGCCCTTCGGCCGCGGCAACACCGCCAGCAAGGCCGGCGGCGCCGGGCTGGGGCTGACCATCAGCCGCATGTTTGCCGACGTGATGGGCGGCGAGCTCAAGCTCGATCGCAGCCTTGCCTGCGGCACCCGCTTCATCGTGCGGCTGTTTCTGCCGCAGATGCACGGCGCCCAAGCGGCCATGCCGCAGCCACCGCGCCAGCGCACCGGCTACGAAGGCCCGCGCAAACGCATCCTGATCGTGGACAACGAGCGCGACGACCGCGAAATGCTCGCCGGCATCCTCGAGTTTCTCGGCTTCAAGGTCACCCAGGCCGCCTCCGGGCTGGAGTGTCTCAAGCTGCTAGAAGCCTTCCAACCCGACCTCATCTTCATGGACCTGGCCATGCCCGGCATCGACGGCTGGGAGACCATCCGCCGCATCCGCCAGGGCAAAGCGCGCGAGGTGAACATCGCCGTGCTCTCGGCCAATGCCTTCGACAAGGGCCTGGACAACGATGTCGGCCTGCCCCCAGAGGACTTCATCCTCAAGCCCTTCAAGATGGACGCCCTGCTCGACTGGATCGGCCAGCGCCTCGGCCTGACCTGGACCCACAAGACCGAAACGCCGCCGCCCGCGCCGGGCACCCTGGTCATGCCGCCCGACGACGCGCTCGACGCCCTGGCCGACGCGGTCGAGATGGGCTATGTGCGCGGCATTCTCGCCCAGCTCGACGCCATCGAAGCGCTCGACGCGCGCTATGCCCCCTTCGCCGAGCGCGTGCGCCAGATGGCCACCGCCTTCGCGTTCGATGCGATCATGCATCTTATTTCGCAAGATGCCGATGTCTGA
- the urtB gene encoding urea ABC transporter permease subunit UrtB, whose amino-acid sequence MPLSVPHLLRVFLLAVCCTLGSAHATPSAETLARLADDDSDTRIAAIAELGAEGSARSVALLDALADEALALTGAGRLVILTDTGALDAASGEAIEPYPDDADPLMVNNRVRNALQSAKAATNIRAGDRSTRLAAAQLLRDSASELLMPILEPALATEQDKEIRAILALAVARVNLASAEPAKRILAAQRLGDSSDASVKAMLATLLDKDAKGQFIEPDAEVRAAAKASVQAIERRLAMADLASTAFTGLSLGSILLLAALGLAITYGVMGVINMAHGELLMVGAYATYVVQGLFRAHLPEYIDSYVIAAVPVAFLTAAAVGMLMERTVIRWLYGRPLETLLATWGLSLVLIQTARVIFGPQNVEVANPAWMSGGVSTYADIVLPWNRLVIIGFAIFVLLLVWLMMQKTRLGMFVRAVTQNRAMAGCVGVPTARIDTLAFGIGAGIAGLGGCALSQVANVGPAMGQGYIVDSFMVVVLGGVGQLAGAVTAAMGLGLMTKILEGWAGAVVAKILVLVFIIIFIQKRPQGLFALKGRFVED is encoded by the coding sequence ATGCCCCTTTCCGTCCCCCACCTGCTTCGCGTGTTCTTGCTTGCCGTGTGCTGCACCCTCGGCAGCGCCCACGCCACGCCCTCGGCCGAGACGCTGGCCCGGCTGGCGGACGACGACTCCGACACCCGCATCGCCGCCATCGCCGAGCTTGGCGCCGAGGGCAGCGCGCGGAGCGTGGCGCTGCTCGACGCGCTGGCCGACGAGGCCCTGGCGCTGACCGGCGCGGGCCGGCTGGTGATCCTCACCGACACCGGTGCGCTCGACGCGGCCAGCGGCGAGGCGATTGAGCCCTACCCGGACGACGCCGATCCCTTGATGGTGAACAACCGCGTGCGCAATGCCTTGCAAAGCGCCAAGGCCGCCACCAACATCCGCGCCGGCGACCGCAGCACTCGCCTGGCCGCCGCCCAGCTGCTGCGCGACAGCGCCAGCGAGCTGCTGATGCCGATCCTCGAGCCGGCACTGGCCACCGAGCAGGACAAGGAGATCCGCGCCATCCTGGCGCTGGCCGTGGCACGGGTGAACCTGGCCAGTGCGGAACCGGCCAAGCGCATCCTTGCCGCGCAGCGCCTCGGCGACTCGTCCGACGCCTCGGTCAAGGCCATGCTCGCCACACTGCTGGACAAGGACGCCAAGGGCCAGTTCATCGAGCCCGACGCCGAGGTCCGCGCCGCCGCCAAGGCCTCCGTGCAGGCTATCGAGCGCCGGCTGGCCATGGCCGACCTGGCCAGCACCGCCTTCACCGGCCTGTCGCTCGGCTCGATCCTGCTGCTCGCCGCGCTCGGCCTGGCCATCACCTACGGCGTGATGGGCGTGATCAACATGGCGCACGGCGAGCTGCTGATGGTCGGCGCCTACGCCACCTATGTGGTGCAAGGCCTGTTCCGCGCGCACCTGCCCGAATACATCGACAGCTACGTGATCGCCGCCGTGCCGGTGGCCTTCCTCACCGCCGCCGCCGTCGGCATGCTGATGGAACGCACCGTGATCCGCTGGCTCTACGGCCGCCCGCTCGAAACCCTGCTCGCCACCTGGGGCCTGTCGCTGGTGCTGATCCAGACGGCGCGCGTGATCTTCGGCCCGCAGAACGTGGAGGTGGCCAACCCGGCCTGGATGAGCGGCGGGGTCAGCACCTATGCCGACATCGTGCTGCCATGGAACCGGCTGGTGATCATCGGCTTCGCCATCTTCGTGCTGTTGCTGGTGTGGCTGATGATGCAGAAGACCCGCCTGGGCATGTTCGTGCGTGCGGTGACGCAGAACCGCGCCATGGCCGGCTGCGTCGGCGTACCCACCGCGCGCATCGACACCCTCGCCTTCGGCATCGGCGCCGGCATTGCCGGCCTGGGTGGCTGCGCGCTGTCGCAGGTGGCCAACGTCGGCCCGGCCATGGGTCAGGGCTACATCGTCGATTCCTTCATGGTGGTGGTGCTCGGCGGCGTCGGCCAGCTCGCCGGCGCGGTCACCGCGGCGATGGGCCTGGGGCTGATGACCAAGATCCTCGAAGGCTGGGCCGGTGCGGTGGTGGCCAAGATCCTGGTGCTGGTGTTCATCATCATCTTCATCCAGAAACGCCCGCAGGGCCTGTTCGCCCTCAAGGGGCGGTTTGTGGAGGATTGA